A stretch of DNA from Thunnus thynnus chromosome 16, fThuThy2.1, whole genome shotgun sequence:
gagtgagtgtgtgtgtgtgtgtgagtgtgtcagtatgagtgtgtgtgagtgtgagcatgtgtgtgagtgtgtgagtgtgtgtgtgagcgtgtgagtgtgtgtgtgagcgtgtgagtgtgagtgtgagtgagtgagtgagtgtgtgagtgtgtgtgtgtgtgtgtgtgagtgtgtgagtgagtgtgtgagcgtgtgagcgtgtgtgagtgtgtgagtgagtgtgtgagtgtgtgtgttacagcctGTTATTAAAGTCATGTTGATGGATTTGTTTCTCCATGAACTCTTCAACTCCGTCTTATCAGTCAAACTatcaacacactcacacactcagaggAATATTTCCCAGCAgcctctgctgtcagtcatgGCGCTGCAGACCACAGGTGAGCTGAGTTTACCTGAAGGTCAAAGGTCGGTTGTTAAAGTGTCTCAGCTGGACGTTGGGGTCAGATcaggtgacctctgacctgtagcCTGACTTCCTTTAGCCgtctgctttttatttatttattgagaatCAGCGGGAGAATCTGCAGCCACTGGTTGGCGACCCTGTGACCTGCGTTGTCGGGGGCaacagatgtttcttttttaatcagAATCTGATTCATGagtctgttttcattattattatttaacttgCAGGACCATAAAGACTGAAGTCAAAaataagaaacacattaaaaccactgtactgtagtacagttagaggtacttgtactttacttgagtatttccatgtgatgctactttctacatttcagagggaagtattgtactttctactccactacatttatttgacagctttagttacttttcagatgaagatttgacacaatggataatataacaagcttttaaaatacaacacattgttaaagatgaaaccagtggtttccaacctttttgtcttttgacgtcttacaaaaagcagtgtgtagtcggggtcacatttcacatgtctatgagttgttaacagctccaccaaatagtgatttttccctctaaacttctcacatgctttcatttcaataaatgttcaaatgatccaatatttcagcaaaaatcaaagattagagaaaaagtccaaaaactgaaaacagatttgtgtatcagaactttgttttttcttctttcctctcccattaatcatctcaccacccctcagatttatctgctgaccctttggaggggcccgacccctaggttgggaaccactggactaaactagctaactgtatataaagtagtgtaaactagctccacctccagcagctacaacagtaacatgctgctctaacactgatgcttcactattaataatctaatgatgtcatatataataatatatcagtcagagggaccaaaccactacttttactgcaatactttaactacatcaagctcataatacttatgtacttttactgcaatactttaactacatcaagctcataatacttatgtacttttactgcaatactttaactacatcaagctcataatacttatgtacttttactgcaatactttaactacatcaagctcataatacttatgtacttttactgcaatactttaactacatcaagctcataatacttatgtacttttactgcaatactttaactacatcaagctcataatacttatgtacttttacggcaatactttaactacatcaagctcataatacttatgtacttttactgcaatactttaactacatcaagctcataatacttatgtacttttacggcaatactttaactacatcaagctcataatacttatgtacttttactgcaatactttaactacatcaagctcataatacttatgtacttttactgcaatactttaactacatcaagctcataatacttatgtacttttactgcaatactttaactacatcaagctcataatacttatgtacttttactgcaggaaagtatctgagtacttcttccagcTCTGTGTTTACTGTAAGTATGTATTTGTCTCAGCTTGTCAGATTTAATAAAGGTTCAGTGGTTTGTATTGACGTATTGATTATTGTGCAGCTGAATCAGTTTGTGTGGCTTCAGATTTATTGATCAGATGTTCTCAGGTAgatgctgccacctgctggttctccttcacacactgaaaactgtcacattttaaatgttcagtgTTGTTCAGTGATTATTGAACACAGAACAGACGGgataaaacactttgaatgCATATATCTAAATGAACATTAGACACATTTAATGTACAAAAATCACTAAATAACTAAACTAATGTTGCAAAACTAGCTGCAAAATCACAAAGCATGTGACAGTTGTTTCGTTATGAAAATGGGAAAGCAGCACAGTCATACGTGTAAGCAGAGCTTTCCTCTCCACAGCTGTGATTGGTCGACTGTGATGCAGGTATAAAGAGTTAAAACGTGTTTCAGATGCAGGTCACCAAACCGTCAACAACATTTAatcagcagaagaagagagtcAGTTATTATCtcagattatattttatttcagaccTGAAGGACGACAGAAATCAGCTTTACTCATCTGATAGATAacaaactcttcttcttctcctgtcaGCGGCACAAACTGTCACCATACTACATTACCCAGAATGCCCTGCAGCGTGTGAGTGTCCTCAGCTGCCACTGGAGGGAGTCAGATCCAACAGATCAGCAGACCTGAACCCTGCAGATCATCATTGatcaggtttatttattttaaactgcaataaaagataaaattctTTACGTTTAgtcacaaatttgagaataaaagTGTCTGATCAGACTCAATATCATTGATCAGGACCAATAACACAAAGCAACAGTAACAAGAGTCTTTTTACTTTGTTATTTgattttgaacatatttttaattcaatatttgtcaaacaaacaaccagaacaaatatttttctctttttctctaatctttgatttttgctgaaatattggatcatttgaacatttattgaaatgaaagcatgtgagaagtttagagggaaaaatcactatttggtggagctgttaacaactcatagacatgtgaaatgtgaccccgactacacactgctttttgtaagacgtcaaaagacaaaaaaggttggaaaccactggtttcatctttaacaatgtgttgtattttaaaagcttgttatattatccattgtgtcaaatcttcatctgaaaagtaactaaagctgtcaaataaatgtagtggagtagaaagtacaatatttccctctgacatgtagaaagtagcatcacatggaaatactcaagtaaagtacaagtacctcacaACTTGTACAtcagtaaatgtactgagttactttccactactgtgtgtttgtcacacTGATATTAAACATGTTCAATATGTTCATGTGCAACAATCTGATCTGTAGAGTGAAGTGTTGATCACATGACCTTCATCACGTCTgtccattgtgtgtgtgtgtgtgtgtgtgtgtgcatgtgtgtgtgtgtgtgtatgtgtgtgcatgtgtgtacgtgtgcgtgtgtgtgtgtgtatatgtgtgtgcatgtgtgtgtgtgcatgtgtgtatgtgtgtgtatgtgtgtgtgcatgtgtgtatgtgtgtgtgtatatatgcgtgtgtgtgtgtgtgtgtgtgtgtgcatgtgtgtatgtgtgtgtgtatatatgcgtgtgtgtgtgtgtgtgtgtgcatgtgtatgtgtgtgtgcatgtgtgtatgtgtgtgtatgtgtgtgtgtatatatgcgtgtgtgtgtgtgcatgtgtgtatgtgtgtgtgtatatatgcgtgtgtgtgtgtgtgtgtgcatgtgtatgtgtgtgtgcatgtgtgtatgtgtgtgtatgtgtgtgtacatgtgcgtgtgtgtgtgtgtatatgtgtgcgtgcatgtgtgtgtgtgtatatgtgtgtgcatgtgtgtgtgtgcatgtgtgtatgtgtgtgtgtatatgcgtgtgtgtgggggggggggggggggggggggggttatttcCTGTCTGAACATCTGAAACAGGAAGACTAGTATGTAAACAAAGAGCAACGGTTTCCTGTCCTACAGAAACCTCTCATCATATCTGGTATGTGGACGTCTACTCAAAGTATTGATTACGGAGGTCGTCcaaatatttttggccatgtagGAGCTCAGAGACCAACACAAGATAAAATCTgtgaaactttatttatttattttaaaaaaaaccttcattgagcaagaaattaaaaaagtttaattttctgacattagATGTTTTAATTTCTTCAGTTTGAAGAAATCCGCCCCCTTCGCTCTACCTATCAATCAACAGCTGAAACTGCagtcttaaaaataaaaactaatataCAAACTCAAAAACCTAATTTATATACTTCAGACTTTAAGTACAAATAAGAATAAACCTTCAGAGCTTCGTTATAACAACAATAtattcattacatttacatttaaatgttgcattttgaaaaaatattcttttatgTGCCAATCAATACATCTATTTCACTCTTTTGTctttaaataattcaaaaaattaaaaatgtattaattaattgatcaattttaattgattaattgattacatttttaaaaaaccttgTCTTGTGTTATTTCCAGGTCACTAATTGgacaatttaaattaaataaaccaGTTGTTAATTATCGACCTTTGACCTTCAGGTAAACTCAGCTCACTGTCTATTGACAGCTTTCTAAATGTTTGTACTCAGTTATAATTAATTGATGAAAACATCAGGtgagtggacaaaataatagaaacaccCCTAAGTTTGAACCAATTTAATACTTAAAATcaaactgtgtgttttcagagtgCTGCCTGTCAGACGGAGCTCAGGGATTACTGACAGGAGCCTGTTACTCATAAACAAGTCAaactttataaaaacatttcaactgaaaaataaacttttcatAACTTTGAGAgaagtttttgtcattttgaggataaaatattttcatctgaCAGCGAGCTGTAAATGTTGTCACTAATGATGTCACTGTCGCACAGCCATGGTGATACGCCCTCGACCAATCACAGCTCAGCTCCCTCATGTTGTCGTCTTCTCATTGGCTGTTTCGAAGGAATCCTTGCCGTCCTTGCTGTCCATGTCCATCTTCTCCGCTTTCTTCATGGCGCGTTTCTTCGACCGCCTCATCAGGCAACACTTCACCGTCACCGCGATGACCACCACCAGCACGATCAGCGCAGCCACGGCAACAATCACCCAGATCAGGTTGCCTGTGCACACTTGCGAGTCCTCGTCATGGTATTCCCCGTCCTGGTCAGAGCAGACACACTTGTAGGAGCCCTGTGTGTTCaggcaggtgtgtctgcaggggccgccgccgccgccgcacTCATCAATGTCCACACAGTTTCCAGAAGTGTCTTTCTTAAAGCCGTCAATGCACGGCAGACAGATGGCGGTGAAGTTGGCGGGAGAGTCGTCCTGCAGACGCCACACGGCAGGACGGCCCGAGCAGTGCAGCTCCAGCTTGACCGACGACCAGCACTCCACCAGGATCCTGCTACTGTCGTTCGGGTGCAGACTGAGGGAGCGAATGGAGGCGACTGGGTGGATGCACGAGTCCGACTCTGGTCCAGCGTCAGGCTCAGGTTCTGGTTCAGGTGTAGCTGGTTTAGATTCAGGTGCAGCTGGTTTAGATTCAGGTGTAGGTGGTTTAGATTCAGGTGTAGGTGGTTTAGATTCAGGTGTAGGTGGTTTAGATTCAGGTGTAGCAGGTTTAGATTCAGGTGTAGGTGGTTTAGATTCAGGTGTAGCTGGTTCTGGTGTTAGGTCCTCAGGTCTCCGTACTGTCTGTCCGTCTGCCAGCTTGCAGATGAACTGGCTCTTGGTCTTACAGCTGACGGAGAGCAGACCCCAGCTGCTGACAGTCGACCTGTTTAACTCCCCTGTCAGTACCGCGCATCGAACCGTGGTGCAGGTTCCCTTTGGCTCCTCCTTCCAGCGGCTCATCTCCATCTCCTCGCCACCGTCCGCCATCCACTTGAACCCTTTCAGTGGCAGCTCGGACACGATGCACTCGTTCTTGGGCTTCTGCAGTCCAACCCAGTAGGTGAATCTTGTCTTCTCCAGAGGTGATCCTGAGGAGACCAGCTGGAGGACGTCGGCGACCTCCTGCTTGGTTGCGAGCGTGGTGAGGACACCAGGGGAACACTTAATTTTGGCCTGATCGAAGTTGACCTCATTGCGGTTGAGGATGTATTTTGGCGTCGAGGCCGGCTCAGCAGAGACGCCTCTGAGCAGGGTGATGATCCACAGGTAAATGCAGCAGGAGCTCAGCCAAGACGCCATCTTCTCTGACTCCtcctctgatgatgtcactctgtaaaaacagagacaattgcaggaaaagttTTTAACAACAGACGGACACCAAGCtcaaatatttacagaaaatttGCTTGTGATAATTTCGGGTTAAAGACGGTGATTTTAACCAAAGAAAGATGGTCTGACAGCATCTGAAACCTCTCTGACGTCTGATTCAGAGACTCTGTGTCTGACAATCTGACATCACACCTACCTGATGCAGTGATTGGTCACATGTGTGGAAGTGGGTTTGACCTTCCCTAAAAAGCTTTCTTCTTTAATTTTTCACACTTGTGTTATTTCTCATGGAAGCCAATTAGTGCAGTACTATGACTGTgatccaggagagactgtctgaaggCTCTAATATCCATATTTGTAGGATTCACAGCATCAAGACGACAAAAACAAtctcaaaaattaaatataaaatactaaCGAAATAACATTTTAAGTTGTTTCCCACAGAGACGATATTCTCTATCACAATATGCAGACGATACTCAACTCTACAGTATTCTTTCTTCAACTGAATCACTGCATTGATCACATTAATGATTGGATATTCTCTCTCCAACTTGACAAACTAAAGTCTTTGTTTTTGGTCGTAGTCATTAGCGACCACatgaatcattttaatcatCTTTTAATCACAGGAGTAATAAGAGACCTGCTGTCTAAAGCATGCATTTCTTATCAGACGACTGTGAGGTCAGATATATCAGAGCTGAGGGACAGTTTCTCAGTTATAATTATGACTTTGATGTTCACAAGAATGACTTTTACAAGTTAGAAACTGGTAATCACCTGAACATGAGGTGCATGAAGAGCTGTACTTCAACTCTGCCTTCAATTAAATCTGAAAACTTAagattattatataattattttccaTGTTTCCTAATGTCACTGCCTCCAGTCAGCTCTAATATGTAGAAaccatataaaaaatataaaattacagtGCGCACCACACTGCAAATCACTGGgttcaaatttgacccgtttttGGTCCATATAGCGGCAACATGTCAGGTTAACTTTAACAATCTGTTACTGTGAGtcagtgttacacacaacaagcttcaGCTACAAACTGTCAcagatttattgtttcttgtacaaatCGATGTG
This window harbors:
- the clec14a gene encoding C-type lectin domain family 14 member A — translated: MASWLSSCCIYLWIITLLRGVSAEPASTPKYILNRNEVNFDQAKIKCSPGVLTTLATKQEVADVLQLVSSGSPLEKTRFTYWVGLQKPKNECIVSELPLKGFKWMADGGEEMEMSRWKEEPKGTCTTVRCAVLTGELNRSTVSSWGLLSVSCKTKSQFICKLADGQTVRRPEDLTPEPATPESKPPTPESKPATPESKPPTPESKPPTPESKPPTPESKPAAPESKPATPEPEPEPDAGPESDSCIHPVASIRSLSLHPNDSSRILVECWSSVKLELHCSGRPAVWRLQDDSPANFTAICLPCIDGFKKDTSGNCVDIDECGGGGGPCRHTCLNTQGSYKCVCSDQDGEYHDEDSQVCTGNLIWVIVAVAALIVLVVVIAVTVKCCLMRRSKKRAMKKAEKMDMDSKDGKDSFETANEKTTT